A genomic segment from Ruficoccus amylovorans encodes:
- a CDS encoding integrase core domain-containing protein produces MKQQAYLLLTMMAGWMNRHQQQVIEYLVEENRILREQLDIHTKGKRIRFNANQRRRLAEKGRCLGRKMLMKIATLVTPETIYRWHRQFVAMAYAPKGRDHSVVHTRRVERNALIIKLAVENSGWGYTRIQGVMQNLGYPKLSTSTIGEVLREAGIRPSPERSSRLDWKTFIRVHADQLAATDFFMVPVWTLRGLAMYRVHFVIDLLTRKVEITHIGCQYSGALMLQIARNLTDAFEGFLTGKKYLLHDRDTLFTNAFRELLRSSGTIPFRLPVCMPMMNGYAECFVKSIKRECLNKMIFFSEDALRKAISEYVLHYHHERPHQGRDNQIIEPDVETFRNQGPIRKIAHLGGLLNHYYRDPLPKIEEEEGRAA; encoded by the coding sequence TTGAAACAACAAGCCTACCTATTGCTGACGATGATGGCTGGCTGGATGAACCGTCATCAGCAGCAAGTCATTGAGTATTTGGTCGAGGAGAACCGTATTCTCCGCGAACAACTCGACATCCACACCAAGGGCAAACGCATCCGATTCAACGCGAACCAACGCAGGCGCTTAGCTGAGAAAGGTCGTTGCCTGGGGCGTAAGATGCTGATGAAGATCGCGACGCTCGTGACACCGGAGACGATCTATCGCTGGCATCGTCAGTTTGTCGCGATGGCCTATGCTCCAAAGGGAAGGGATCATTCCGTTGTCCATACTCGGCGGGTCGAGCGCAATGCGCTCATTATCAAACTGGCGGTTGAGAACTCTGGCTGGGGATACACACGCATCCAAGGGGTGATGCAGAATTTGGGTTATCCCAAGTTGAGCACGTCGACTATCGGGGAGGTGCTGCGTGAGGCAGGTATTCGCCCGTCGCCGGAGCGCAGCAGTCGCTTGGATTGGAAGACATTCATTCGTGTTCATGCCGATCAGCTTGCGGCCACTGACTTCTTCATGGTGCCGGTGTGGACTTTGCGCGGCTTGGCCATGTATCGGGTGCATTTCGTGATCGACCTACTGACACGCAAGGTGGAGATCACGCACATCGGTTGCCAATACTCGGGCGCGTTGATGCTTCAGATTGCCCGGAACCTGACGGATGCTTTCGAGGGATTCCTGACTGGAAAAAAGTACCTGCTGCACGATCGGGATACTCTCTTTACAAATGCGTTCCGTGAGTTGTTGCGCAGTAGTGGCACTATCCCTTTCAGGCTGCCTGTGTGCATGCCGATGATGAACGGTTATGCCGAGTGCTTCGTCAAGTCGATCAAGCGTGAGTGCCTGAATAAGATGATTTTCTTCAGCGAGGATGCTCTGCGGAAAGCTATCAGCGAATACGTGCTGCATTACCATCATGAAAGGCCGCATCAAGGCCGTGACAACCAGATCATTGAACCGGACGTGGAAACCTTTCGCAATCAGGGCCCGATCCGAAAAATCGCACACCTCGGTGGACTCCTGAATCACTACTATCGCGATCCATTACCGAAAATTGAGGAAGAGGAGGGTAGGGCCGCATGA